The following are encoded in a window of Variovorax paradoxus genomic DNA:
- the phbB gene encoding acetoacetyl-CoA reductase has product MSKKVAYVTGGMGGIGTAICQRLHKDGFTVVAGCGPTRDHAKWLAEQKAEGFEFHASVGNVGDWQSTVEAFSAAKAAHGPIDVLVNNAGITRDRMFLKMTPEDWSAVIETNLNSMFNVTKQVVGDMVEKGWGRIINISSVNGAKGQAGQTNYSAAKAGMHGFTMALAQELANKGVTVNTVSPGYIGTDMVKAIRQEVLDKIVATIPVKRLGEPSEIASIISWLATDEGGYSTGADFSVNGGLHMH; this is encoded by the coding sequence ATGAGCAAGAAAGTTGCATATGTCACCGGAGGCATGGGTGGCATCGGAACAGCCATCTGCCAGCGTCTGCACAAGGACGGGTTCACCGTGGTCGCAGGTTGCGGCCCCACGCGCGACCATGCCAAATGGCTGGCCGAACAGAAAGCCGAGGGCTTCGAGTTCCATGCGTCGGTCGGCAATGTCGGCGACTGGCAATCCACCGTCGAGGCTTTTTCCGCCGCCAAGGCGGCCCACGGGCCGATTGACGTGCTCGTCAACAACGCCGGCATCACGCGGGACCGCATGTTCCTCAAGATGACGCCGGAAGACTGGAGCGCGGTCATCGAGACCAACCTCAACAGCATGTTCAACGTCACCAAGCAGGTGGTGGGCGACATGGTCGAAAAGGGCTGGGGCCGCATCATCAACATCAGCTCGGTGAATGGCGCCAAGGGCCAGGCGGGCCAGACCAACTACTCGGCCGCCAAGGCCGGCATGCACGGCTTCACGATGGCGCTGGCGCAGGAGCTGGCCAACAAGGGCGTCACCGTGAACACCGTGAGCCCGGGCTACATCGGCACCGACATGGTGAAAGCCATCCGCCAGGAAGTGCTCGACAAGATCGTGGCCACCATTCCGGTCAAGCGCCTGGGCGAGCCGAGCGAAATCGCTTCCATCATCTCGTGGCTCGCCACCGATGAGGGCGGCTACAGCACCGGCGCCGACTTCTCGGTCAACGGCGGCCTCCACATGCACTGA
- a CDS encoding tripartite tricarboxylate transporter substrate binding protein BugD produces the protein MNATKTWKLKALIAASAGACLLAAASPAAAQAAWPDKPVVMVVPYSAGGPTDVVARMLAVPMGKSLGQTVVVENTVGAGGTIAPTRVAKAAPNGYTILIHHMGMATAPALYKKLNYDPLKDFEYIGQVMDVPMTLLSRKDFPANNFKELLAYVKTNKDKVSLANAGIGAVSQLCGMLFAHQIGVQLTTVPYKGAGPALNDLMGGQVDLLCDQTTQTAPVIKDGQRVKVFGVTTPKRLSSMPDIPTLDEQGLKGFDVKVWHGVYAPKGTPPAVIDKLNVALRAALQDDNVKKRFAELSTEAVPMDKVTPEALRSHLAAEIEKWGKVIRAAGVQAD, from the coding sequence GTGAACGCAACGAAGACCTGGAAACTGAAAGCCCTCATCGCGGCCTCGGCGGGCGCCTGCCTGCTCGCCGCCGCATCGCCCGCCGCCGCGCAGGCCGCGTGGCCCGACAAGCCCGTCGTGATGGTCGTGCCGTACTCGGCCGGCGGCCCCACCGACGTGGTCGCGCGCATGCTCGCCGTGCCCATGGGCAAGTCGCTCGGCCAGACCGTGGTGGTCGAGAACACCGTGGGCGCGGGCGGCACCATCGCGCCGACCCGCGTGGCCAAGGCCGCGCCCAACGGCTACACCATCCTCATTCACCACATGGGCATGGCCACCGCGCCCGCGCTCTACAAGAAGCTCAACTACGACCCGCTCAAAGACTTCGAGTACATCGGCCAGGTCATGGACGTGCCGATGACCCTGCTGTCGCGCAAGGACTTTCCGGCCAACAACTTCAAGGAGCTGCTGGCCTACGTGAAGACGAACAAGGACAAGGTCTCGCTCGCCAACGCGGGCATCGGTGCGGTGTCGCAGCTGTGCGGCATGCTCTTCGCGCACCAGATCGGCGTGCAGCTCACGACCGTGCCCTACAAGGGCGCAGGCCCCGCACTCAACGACCTCATGGGCGGGCAGGTCGACCTGCTGTGCGACCAGACCACGCAGACCGCGCCCGTCATCAAGGACGGCCAGCGCGTGAAGGTGTTCGGCGTGACCACGCCCAAGCGCCTGTCGAGCATGCCCGACATTCCCACGCTCGACGAGCAGGGCCTCAAGGGCTTCGATGTGAAGGTGTGGCACGGCGTGTACGCGCCCAAGGGCACGCCGCCGGCTGTGATCGACAAGCTCAATGTGGCCCTGCGCGCCGCGCTGCAGGACGACAACGTGAAGAAGCGCTTCGCCGAGTTGAGCACCGAGGCCGTGCCGATGGACAAGGTCACGCCCGAGGCGCTGCGCAGCCACCTGGCGGCGGAGATCGAGAAGTGGGGGAAGGTGATCCGGGCTGCGGGGGTGCAGGCGGATTGA
- a CDS encoding CinA family protein has translation MSTPDLTDLEPLAVLAARVGATLRERRQTVAVAESSAGGLVSAALLAAPGASAYFLGGAVIYSRRAGKALLGLTPEDMGDMRGETEPYARFMSGRIRDAHRSKWGLCESGAAGPSGSPYGDAPGHVCIAVTGADGLVVSRTIETGATDRPWNMDVFARLLLKLFEETLQTAGDA, from the coding sequence ATGTCCACGCCCGACCTCACCGACCTCGAACCGCTTGCCGTGCTCGCCGCCCGCGTGGGGGCGACGCTGCGCGAGCGGCGCCAGACGGTGGCGGTCGCCGAATCGTCGGCCGGCGGCCTGGTCTCGGCCGCCCTGCTCGCGGCGCCGGGCGCCTCGGCGTACTTCCTGGGCGGCGCGGTCATCTATTCGCGCCGCGCCGGAAAGGCCCTGCTCGGTCTCACGCCCGAAGACATGGGCGACATGCGCGGCGAGACCGAGCCCTATGCGCGCTTCATGTCGGGCCGCATCCGTGATGCGCATCGATCGAAGTGGGGCCTCTGCGAAAGCGGTGCGGCGGGGCCGTCGGGCAGCCCGTACGGCGACGCGCCCGGGCATGTCTGCATCGCCGTGACCGGCGCGGACGGCCTCGTGGTCAGCCGCACGATCGAAACCGGCGCGACCGACCGGCCGTGGAACATGGATGTGTTCGCGCGGCTGTTGCTGAAGCTGTTCGAGGAGACATTGCAGACGGCCGGTGACGCATGA
- a CDS encoding dicarboxylate/amino acid:cation symporter — protein MAHTTSTVPRKLPLYRSLYVQVITAVVIGVLLGYFYPSLGESMKPLGDGFIKLIKMIIAPIIFCTVVVGIAGMEDMKKVGKTGGLALLYFEVVSSIALVVGLVLVNVLKPGAGMNIDASTLDTKAIAAYTGPGKMTGTVDFLLNVIPSTIVDAFAKGEILQVLLIAVLFGFALHRFGGRGTLVFDVIEKGSHVLFVIVNYIMKLAPIGAFGAMAFTIGKYGLGSLLSLGKLMGTFYLTCLLFIFVVLGLIARFHGFSIWKFIKYIKEELLIVLGTSSSESVLPRMMEKMENLGAHKTCVGLVIPTGYSFNLDGTSIYLTMAAVFIAQATNTPMTLTQEITLLAVLLLTSKGAAGVTGSGFIVLAATLSAVGHVPVAGLALILGIDRFMSEARALTNLIGNGVATIVVAKWTNELDTERLQAGLNNESWVESQEPEELMNARESKMAQ, from the coding sequence ATGGCACATACAACAAGCACAGTACCCAGGAAGCTCCCCCTTTACCGTTCCCTTTACGTGCAGGTGATCACCGCGGTGGTCATCGGCGTGCTCCTCGGGTATTTCTACCCCTCGCTCGGCGAGTCGATGAAACCCTTGGGCGACGGGTTCATCAAGCTCATCAAGATGATCATTGCGCCGATCATCTTCTGCACGGTGGTGGTCGGCATTGCCGGCATGGAAGACATGAAGAAGGTCGGCAAGACCGGCGGCCTGGCGCTCCTGTACTTCGAGGTCGTGAGCAGCATCGCGCTGGTGGTCGGCCTCGTGCTGGTGAACGTGCTCAAGCCGGGCGCGGGCATGAACATCGATGCGTCCACGCTCGACACCAAGGCCATCGCGGCCTATACCGGCCCCGGCAAGATGACGGGCACGGTCGACTTTCTGCTCAACGTGATTCCCAGCACGATCGTCGATGCCTTCGCCAAGGGCGAGATCCTGCAGGTGCTGCTGATCGCGGTGCTGTTCGGCTTTGCGCTGCACCGTTTCGGCGGGCGCGGCACGCTGGTGTTCGACGTGATCGAGAAGGGCTCGCACGTGCTGTTCGTGATCGTCAACTACATCATGAAGCTCGCGCCCATCGGCGCCTTCGGTGCCATGGCGTTCACCATCGGCAAGTACGGGCTGGGCAGCCTGCTGTCGCTGGGCAAGCTCATGGGCACTTTCTACCTGACCTGCCTGCTGTTCATCTTCGTGGTGCTGGGGCTCATTGCGCGCTTTCACGGCTTCAGCATCTGGAAGTTCATCAAGTACATCAAGGAAGAGCTGCTGATCGTGCTGGGCACCTCGTCCAGCGAGTCGGTGCTGCCGCGCATGATGGAGAAGATGGAAAACCTGGGCGCGCACAAGACCTGCGTCGGACTGGTGATTCCCACGGGCTACTCGTTCAACCTCGACGGCACCTCGATCTACCTGACGATGGCGGCGGTGTTCATTGCGCAGGCCACCAACACGCCGATGACGCTCACGCAGGAGATCACGCTGCTGGCCGTGCTGCTGCTCACGTCGAAGGGCGCGGCCGGGGTCACGGGCAGCGGCTTCATCGTGCTGGCGGCCACGCTGTCGGCGGTGGGGCATGTGCCGGTGGCGGGGCTGGCGCTCATCCTGGGCATCGACCGTTTCATGTCCGAGGCGCGTGCGTTGACCAACCTCATCGGCAACGGCGTGGCGACCATCGTGGTCGCGAAGTGGACGAACGAGCTCGACACCGAGCGGCTGCAGGCCGGGCTCAACAACGAGAGCTGGGTCGAGTCGCAGGAGCCCGAGGAACTGATGAATGCGCGCGAGTCGAAGATGGCGCAGTAA
- a CDS encoding DJ-1/PfpI family protein, producing MNFGIIVFPEVEELDFIGPWEMLTMWSKLAGGPANCLVVAQTHGPVVCAKGLSINPHVSFADCPPLDFLLVPGGMGTRREVDNPAMVQFVAAQAPGCKALMSVCTGAFVLHAAGLLSGRTATTHWGSLDRLRALGDVKVVEQRFVQDGHVWTSAGVSAGTDLMLAFIAHAAGEEAAAKVQLQAEYYPADTVYGHTSSHERAPSYVRRPGSRAGTTA from the coding sequence ATGAATTTCGGAATCATCGTCTTCCCCGAGGTCGAGGAGCTCGATTTCATCGGTCCCTGGGAAATGCTCACCATGTGGAGCAAGCTCGCTGGCGGCCCTGCCAACTGCTTGGTGGTGGCGCAAACGCACGGCCCGGTCGTCTGCGCCAAGGGGCTGTCGATCAACCCGCATGTGTCGTTTGCCGACTGCCCGCCGCTCGACTTCCTGCTCGTGCCCGGCGGCATGGGCACGCGGCGCGAGGTCGACAACCCCGCGATGGTGCAGTTCGTGGCCGCGCAGGCGCCCGGCTGCAAGGCGCTGATGTCCGTGTGCACCGGCGCCTTCGTGCTGCATGCGGCCGGCCTGCTCTCGGGCCGCACCGCCACCACGCACTGGGGATCGCTCGACCGCCTGCGCGCGCTCGGCGACGTGAAGGTGGTCGAGCAACGCTTCGTGCAGGATGGCCATGTGTGGACCTCGGCCGGCGTCTCGGCCGGTACCGATTTGATGCTGGCCTTCATCGCGCATGCCGCGGGTGAGGAAGCGGCGGCCAAGGTGCAGCTGCAGGCCGAGTACTACCCGGCCGACACGGTGTACGGCCATACCTCGAGCCACGAGCGCGCGCCGTCGTATGTGCGGCGGCCCGGGTCGCGTGCGGGCACAACCGCCTGA
- a CDS encoding LysR substrate-binding domain-containing protein, whose translation MLFDLTDLRLFVATAELGNLTRAAERQHLSLAAASARIKALETQAGLQLLQREARGVRLLPPGEAFLHHARLVLHQADQLRADLLEYGGGLRGHLRVFANTTAVTDFLPEILPGFLAANPRINVDLQEKPNAQIPRGVRDGRADIGIVAGQMDTLGLDTIHFSTDRLVLVTSRQHRFARRRRISFAETLDEDAIGMQQGSTLQAFLGQITDNLGKRQKLRIQLGSFDAMCRMIGSGVGIGVVPESAARRNQESMQLALVELSDPWCVRERYLLVRDRAALPVYAQALVETLCRHYSDAQAEPPDGPISGQKQALAGGL comes from the coding sequence ATGCTCTTCGACCTCACCGACCTGCGCCTGTTCGTGGCCACGGCCGAGCTCGGCAACCTCACGCGGGCGGCCGAGCGCCAGCACCTGTCGCTGGCCGCGGCCAGCGCGCGCATCAAGGCGCTCGAGACCCAGGCCGGCCTGCAGCTGCTGCAGCGCGAGGCCCGCGGCGTGCGACTGCTGCCGCCGGGCGAAGCCTTTTTGCACCATGCCCGGCTGGTGCTGCACCAGGCCGACCAGCTGCGTGCCGATCTGCTCGAGTACGGCGGCGGGCTGCGCGGCCACCTGCGCGTGTTCGCCAACACCACGGCGGTGACCGATTTCCTGCCAGAGATCCTGCCCGGCTTCCTGGCCGCCAACCCGCGCATCAACGTCGACCTTCAGGAAAAACCGAATGCTCAGATCCCGCGCGGCGTGCGCGACGGACGCGCCGACATCGGCATCGTCGCCGGCCAGATGGACACGCTGGGCCTGGACACCATCCACTTCAGCACCGACCGGCTGGTGCTCGTCACCTCGCGCCAGCACCGCTTTGCGCGGCGCCGCCGCATCTCGTTCGCCGAGACGCTCGACGAAGACGCCATCGGCATGCAGCAAGGCAGCACGCTGCAGGCCTTCCTGGGGCAGATCACCGACAACCTGGGCAAGCGCCAGAAGCTGCGCATCCAGCTCGGCAGCTTCGACGCCATGTGCCGGATGATCGGCAGCGGCGTGGGCATCGGCGTGGTGCCGGAGTCGGCCGCGCGGCGCAACCAGGAGAGCATGCAGCTCGCGCTGGTCGAACTCAGCGACCCGTGGTGCGTGCGCGAGCGCTACCTGCTCGTGCGCGATCGCGCCGCCCTGCCCGTGTACGCGCAGGCGCTGGTCGAGACGCTGTGCCGACA
- a CDS encoding CaiB/BaiF CoA transferase family protein — protein MTRPLDGITVISLEHAIAAPFCTRQLADLGARVIKVERPGGGDFARAYDERVNGEASHFVWVNRSKESLTLDLKQPAALAVLQELVAGADVLVQNLAPGAAARMGLGAQVLQEKHPALIVCDISGYGEDGPYRDKKAYDLLIQSEAGFLSVTGTPDDPCKSGNSIADIAAGMYAYTGILAALMQRGKTGKGSHIDVSMLESLAEWMGYPMYYAYDGAPPPPRSAASHATIYPYGPFPAGDGGTVMLGLQNEREWRAFCDKVLLRPELATDPRFDSNARRNEHREALRTLIVDTFGALSAAQVLERLDTAQIANARMNDMAGLWAHPQLQARERWRQVGSPAGDIPALLPAGRQSAFDYRMDPVPAVGQHTDAILRSLGRGDDAIATLRAAGAV, from the coding sequence ATGACAAGACCCCTGGACGGCATCACCGTCATCTCGCTCGAACACGCCATCGCGGCGCCGTTCTGCACCCGCCAGCTCGCCGACCTCGGCGCGCGCGTCATCAAGGTCGAGCGCCCCGGCGGCGGCGACTTTGCGCGCGCCTACGACGAGCGCGTGAACGGCGAGGCCTCGCACTTCGTGTGGGTCAACCGCTCGAAGGAAAGCCTCACGCTCGACCTCAAGCAGCCCGCCGCGCTTGCCGTGCTGCAGGAGCTGGTGGCCGGCGCCGACGTGCTGGTGCAGAACCTCGCGCCCGGCGCCGCCGCGCGCATGGGCTTGGGCGCGCAGGTGCTGCAGGAGAAGCACCCCGCGCTCATCGTCTGCGACATCTCGGGCTACGGCGAAGACGGCCCGTACCGCGACAAGAAGGCCTACGACCTGCTGATCCAGAGCGAGGCCGGTTTCCTGTCGGTGACGGGCACGCCCGACGACCCGTGCAAGTCGGGCAACTCCATCGCCGACATCGCGGCAGGCATGTACGCCTACACCGGCATCCTTGCGGCGCTGATGCAGCGCGGCAAGACGGGCAAGGGCTCGCACATCGACGTGTCGATGCTCGAATCGCTCGCCGAGTGGATGGGCTACCCGATGTACTACGCCTACGACGGCGCACCGCCGCCGCCGCGCAGCGCCGCCTCGCACGCGACCATCTATCCCTACGGCCCGTTCCCCGCAGGCGACGGCGGCACCGTGATGCTGGGCCTGCAGAACGAGCGCGAGTGGCGCGCCTTCTGCGACAAGGTGCTGCTGCGCCCCGAGCTTGCGACCGATCCGCGCTTCGACAGCAACGCGCGGCGCAACGAACACCGCGAGGCGCTGCGCACGCTCATCGTTGACACCTTTGGCGCGCTCAGCGCGGCGCAGGTGCTTGAACGGCTCGACACGGCGCAGATCGCCAATGCGCGCATGAACGACATGGCCGGGCTGTGGGCGCACCCGCAGCTGCAGGCGCGCGAGCGCTGGCGCCAGGTGGGTTCGCCGGCCGGCGACATCCCGGCGCTGCTGCCCGCCGGTCGTCAGAGCGCGTTCGACTACCGCATGGACCCGGTGCCGGCGGTCGGCCAGCACACGGACGCCATCTTGCGCAGCCTGGGCCGTGGCGACGACGCGATCGCGACGCTGCGCGCTGCCGGGGCGGTATGA
- a CDS encoding Bug family tripartite tricarboxylate transporter substrate binding protein: MRFRARALLAFGLTAATWLTAGPATAQTYPSRPITLVVPQAAGGTNDIVGRLVGQKLGEVLNNASVVVDNRPGAGGNIGTQLVAKGPKDGYTLLMTISSSQAINPALYKNPGFDPEKDFKPVGLIGAVPNVLLVNPSFPAKNFAEFLKLAREKGANYQYASAGNGTLNHLLGEMLNSMGGISLQHVPYKGVAPAINDVLGGQLPIVFASLPSALAHIKAGKLRALAVSGEKRSAVLPDVPAIAEQVPGYNGTLWIGLFAPAGVPADVLATLQDATRKALAAKDLRDKLDQQGVEIAAPTSPEQFSALLRTDLAKWARIVKASGAAVD; encoded by the coding sequence ATGAGATTCCGCGCCCGCGCGTTGCTCGCCTTCGGACTCACCGCCGCCACGTGGCTGACCGCCGGCCCGGCCACCGCCCAGACCTATCCCTCGCGCCCCATCACCCTCGTCGTGCCGCAGGCCGCGGGCGGCACCAACGACATCGTCGGCCGCCTCGTGGGCCAGAAGCTCGGCGAGGTGCTGAACAACGCCAGCGTGGTGGTCGACAACCGCCCCGGCGCGGGCGGCAACATCGGCACGCAGCTGGTCGCCAAGGGCCCGAAGGACGGCTACACGCTGCTCATGACGATCAGCAGCAGCCAGGCCATCAACCCCGCGCTCTACAAGAACCCGGGCTTCGACCCCGAGAAAGACTTCAAGCCCGTCGGCCTGATTGGCGCGGTGCCCAACGTGCTGCTGGTGAACCCGTCGTTCCCCGCGAAGAACTTCGCCGAATTCCTGAAGCTGGCGCGCGAGAAGGGCGCCAACTACCAGTACGCCTCGGCCGGCAACGGCACGCTCAACCACCTGCTGGGCGAAATGCTCAACAGCATGGGCGGCATCTCGCTGCAGCACGTGCCGTACAAGGGCGTGGCGCCTGCGATCAACGACGTGCTCGGCGGGCAGTTGCCCATCGTGTTCGCGAGCCTGCCTTCGGCGCTGGCGCACATCAAGGCCGGCAAGCTGCGCGCGCTGGCCGTGAGCGGTGAAAAACGCTCGGCCGTGCTGCCCGACGTGCCCGCCATCGCCGAGCAGGTGCCGGGCTACAACGGCACGCTGTGGATCGGCCTGTTCGCGCCTGCGGGCGTGCCGGCGGACGTGCTCGCCACCCTGCAGGACGCGACGCGCAAGGCGCTCGCGGCCAAGGACCTGCGCGACAAGCTCGACCAGCAAGGCGTCGAGATCGCGGCGCCCACCTCGCCCGAGCAGTTCTCGGCGTTGCTGCGCACCGACCTCGCCAAGTGGGCGCGCATCGTCAAGGCCTCGGGCGCTGCGGTCGACTGA
- a CDS encoding HpcH/HpaI aldolase/citrate lyase family protein, which produces MSEPAHPALALARAFLFVPADRPERHARALSTGASAVIIDLEDAVAPARKAEARDALGASLAALPADRRGRLLVRVNASGTPWHGDDCARAAGWIADGHIAGIVLPKAEHADELHRLAATVGPKAVLVPLIESAAGLTAVDAIAGAPQVLRLAFGHLDFQADLGMACDADEVELTAVRLALVLASRRAGLATPIDGVTPDWRDAQRLAADTARARRGGFGAKLCIHPEQVAPVQAALGPTADEVAWAHRVTEAVRAAGGGVVSLDGRMVDGPVVRLAERWLALAAPQGPGDSSPAH; this is translated from the coding sequence ATGAGCGAGCCGGCCCATCCAGCGCTCGCTTTGGCGCGCGCCTTTCTCTTCGTGCCGGCCGACCGGCCCGAGCGTCATGCGCGCGCCTTGTCGACGGGCGCGAGCGCCGTGATCATCGACCTCGAAGACGCCGTGGCGCCCGCGCGCAAGGCCGAGGCGCGCGACGCGCTCGGTGCCTCGCTCGCCGCGCTGCCTGCCGACCGGCGAGGGCGGTTGCTCGTGCGCGTGAACGCCAGCGGCACGCCGTGGCATGGCGACGACTGCGCGCGCGCAGCGGGCTGGATCGCCGACGGACACATCGCCGGCATCGTGCTGCCCAAGGCCGAGCACGCCGACGAACTGCATCGGCTCGCCGCCACCGTCGGGCCGAAGGCCGTGCTGGTGCCACTCATCGAATCGGCCGCGGGGCTCACCGCAGTCGATGCCATCGCGGGCGCGCCGCAGGTGCTGCGGCTGGCCTTCGGCCACCTCGATTTCCAGGCCGACCTTGGCATGGCCTGCGACGCCGACGAGGTCGAGCTGACAGCCGTGCGCCTCGCGCTCGTGCTGGCGTCGCGCCGCGCCGGGCTGGCCACGCCCATCGACGGCGTCACGCCCGACTGGCGCGATGCGCAGCGCCTTGCCGCCGACACCGCGCGCGCCCGGCGCGGCGGCTTCGGCGCCAAGCTCTGCATCCATCCCGAGCAGGTCGCGCCCGTGCAGGCCGCACTCGGGCCCACGGCCGACGAGGTGGCCTGGGCGCACCGCGTGACCGAGGCCGTGCGCGCGGCCGGCGGCGGCGTCGTGAGCCTCGACGGCCGCATGGTCGACGGGCCCGTGGTGCGGTTGGCCGAGCGCTGGCTCGCGCTGGCGGCACCGCAAGGCCCGGGCGATTCATCGCCGGCCCACTGA
- a CDS encoding FAS1-like dehydratase domain-containing protein produces the protein MTSPLIDAEALARLQAWQGRSETLRDDLTAAPVRALSATLDRDDPLPEAGTRLPALWHWLYFLPHHRQSEIGEDGHARRGGFLPPVPLPRRMWAGGRLTWEPGNPLQVGDAIERTSTIASVTHKAGRTGELVFVLVRHEVRNARGLALTEEHDIVYRAAAAPGEATPPPTPAPKDATFSRDLVPDDVLLFRYSALTFNGHRIHYDRRYVTQVEGYPGLIVHGPLIATLLVDLLRRNAPADAQLARFEFRAVRPTFDIAPFRVHGKPAEGSTDGKTFSLWGEDADGWLTMQATAVLA, from the coding sequence ATGACTTCTCCACTCATTGACGCCGAAGCCCTCGCGCGGCTGCAGGCCTGGCAGGGCCGCAGCGAAACGCTGCGCGACGACCTCACCGCCGCGCCCGTGCGCGCGCTCTCCGCCACGCTCGACCGCGACGACCCGCTGCCCGAGGCGGGCACGCGCCTGCCCGCGCTGTGGCACTGGCTCTACTTCCTGCCGCACCACCGCCAGTCGGAGATCGGCGAAGACGGCCATGCCAGGCGCGGCGGCTTCCTGCCGCCCGTGCCGCTGCCGCGCCGCATGTGGGCCGGTGGCCGGCTGACGTGGGAGCCGGGCAATCCGCTGCAGGTGGGCGATGCGATCGAGCGCACGTCGACCATCGCCTCGGTCACGCACAAGGCGGGCCGCACGGGCGAGCTGGTGTTCGTGCTGGTGCGCCACGAGGTGCGCAACGCGCGCGGGCTCGCGCTGACTGAAGAGCACGACATCGTCTACCGCGCCGCCGCCGCGCCCGGCGAAGCCACGCCGCCGCCCACGCCCGCACCGAAGGACGCCACCTTCAGCCGCGACCTCGTGCCTGACGACGTGCTGCTGTTTCGCTACTCGGCGCTGACCTTCAACGGCCACCGCATCCATTACGACCGCCGCTACGTGACGCAGGTCGAGGGCTACCCGGGCCTCATCGTGCACGGGCCGCTGATCGCGACGCTGCTGGTCGACCTGTTGCGCCGCAACGCGCCGGCCGATGCGCAGCTGGCGCGCTTCGAGTTCCGCGCCGTGCGCCCGACCTTCGACATCGCGCCGTTCCGCGTGCACGGCAAGCCCGCCGAAGGCAGCACCGACGGCAAGACCTTCAGCCTGTGGGGCGAAGACGCCGACGGCTGGCTCACGATGCAGGCGACGGCCGTGCTCGCCTGA
- a CDS encoding GNAT family N-acetyltransferase — MTETVISAASEEEVRSGVLGRRLREFNYGFVGEYPESQPVWLNAKDAQGRLMGGLRGFVFLEWLRIDVLFVEEEARDTGLGRRLLAEAEARGKALGAGNAALETFEWQARGFYLKQGYEEFARIDNYARGNYLAYMKKKL, encoded by the coding sequence ATGACCGAGACGGTGATATCGGCCGCCTCCGAAGAAGAGGTCCGCTCCGGCGTCCTGGGCCGCCGGTTGCGCGAGTTCAACTACGGTTTCGTCGGCGAGTACCCCGAGAGCCAACCCGTGTGGCTGAACGCCAAGGATGCACAGGGCCGCCTGATGGGTGGCCTGCGCGGCTTCGTGTTCCTCGAATGGCTGCGCATCGACGTGCTGTTCGTCGAAGAGGAAGCCCGGGACACCGGCCTGGGCCGCCGCCTGCTCGCGGAGGCGGAAGCGCGCGGCAAGGCGCTGGGTGCCGGGAATGCCGCGCTCGAAACCTTCGAGTGGCAGGCGCGAGGCTTCTACCTGAAGCAGGGCTATGAAGAGTTCGCCCGCATCGACAACTACGCGCGCGGCAACTACCTTGCCTACATGAAGAAAAAGCTGTGA